CTCGTCCGGCCTGATACCTCGCCGGACCTCAGAGCGGGATGGAGCCGGGTTTTCCTCACCCGGCGACATAACCGGCCGGAAATTGCGACAGATCAAGACGCATCAGATCGCATCACGCTAATATGTCGGGCGTTGGGGGCCGTTCCTTGCAACCGCTCCCGCCCGGACGAAAGGAGCCTATTGCCATGGCCTCTGCCGTCGCCAATCTTGCCCCGGAGGGCAATCTTTCGCGGTATCTCCAGGAGATCCGCAAATTCCCGATGCTTTCCGCGGAAGAAGAGCTGGAGCTCGCGCATCGCTGGCGCGACCAGGGAGACACCGAAGCGGCGCATAAGCTGGTGACTTCGCATCTCCGCCTCGTCGCCAAGATCGCCATGGGCTATCGCGGCTATGGCTTGCCGATGGGCGAGCTGATCAGCGAGGGCAATGTCGGCATGATGCAGGCGGTCAAGCGCTTCGACCCGGATCGCGGCTTCCGCCTCGCGACCTATGCGATGTGGTGGATTCGCGCGGCCATCCAGGAATACATCCTGCATAGCTGGTCACTGGTCAAAATGGGCACGACCGCGGCGCAGAAGAAGCTGTTTTTCAATCTCCGCCGGCTCAAGGGCCAGATGCAGGCGATCGAGGACGGCGATCTCCAGCCCGAGCAGGTCGCCAAGATCGCCCATGCGCTCGATGTGCCGGAGCAGGATGTGGTCAACATGAACCGCCGCCTGACGGCGCCCGATCACAGCCTGAATGCGCC
This portion of the Acidibrevibacterium fodinaquatile genome encodes:
- the rpoH gene encoding RNA polymerase sigma factor RpoH, with the protein product MASAVANLAPEGNLSRYLQEIRKFPMLSAEEELELAHRWRDQGDTEAAHKLVTSHLRLVAKIAMGYRGYGLPMGELISEGNVGMMQAVKRFDPDRGFRLATYAMWWIRAAIQEYILHSWSLVKMGTTAAQKKLFFNLRRLKGQMQAIEDGDLQPEQVAKIAHALDVPEQDVVNMNRRLTAPDHSLNAPLRSDSEGEWQDWLVDDSENQETVIAEQEEVSGRKALLGAALKTLNDRERHILIERRLRDNPTTLEDLSQQYNISRERVRQIEVRAFEKLQKAMKAEIAKRRGMPPEGHA